Proteins encoded together in one Olsenella timonensis window:
- a CDS encoding YcxB family protein, translating into MAKRGARAAARRRDGERDAEAFRFDDSKYGRTLFSASFDYGELSFARAVEMLAPRVPTALKLVSVVPLLGIVLAALLVGTDSVALYASFAVALVCIVATGNWSRVLTGYARKTTLAPAEGGERRHVAVTEDAVHVESERGPIGSFDLSDLRTVYHTAECVVAGFGEGRYAYVPRSALSEGRFRELCRFLDERREA; encoded by the coding sequence ATGGCAAAGAGGGGCGCAAGGGCCGCGGCGCGCCGCCGGGACGGCGAGAGGGACGCCGAGGCGTTTCGCTTTGACGACTCCAAGTACGGGCGCACGCTCTTCTCGGCGTCCTTTGACTACGGCGAGCTCAGCTTTGCGCGTGCGGTGGAGATGCTCGCCCCGCGCGTGCCGACGGCGCTCAAGCTGGTCTCCGTCGTGCCCCTGCTGGGCATCGTGCTTGCCGCGCTCCTCGTTGGGACGGACAGCGTCGCGCTGTACGCGAGCTTCGCCGTGGCGCTCGTGTGCATCGTGGCGACGGGCAACTGGAGCCGCGTCCTGACCGGCTACGCGCGCAAGACCACGCTCGCGCCCGCCGAGGGCGGCGAGCGCCGCCACGTCGCCGTCACCGAGGACGCCGTCCACGTCGAGAGCGAGCGGGGCCCGATTGGCAGCTTCGACCTCTCCGACCTGCGGACGGTCTACCACACCGCCGAGTGCGTGGTGGCCGGCTTCGGGGAGGGCCGCTACGCCTACGTCCCGCGCTCCGCGCTGAGCGAGGGGCGCTTCCGCGAGCTCTGCCGATTCCTCGACGAGCGCCGCGAGGCGTAG